From Brassica oleracea var. oleracea cultivar TO1000 chromosome C3, BOL, whole genome shotgun sequence, a single genomic window includes:
- the LOC106334333 gene encoding rop guanine nucleotide exchange factor 3, with protein sequence MENLSNPDENEDANYHQSRRSIDPNDQSASETPVYSSMSIDSFVYPRTCSESTSGFSDQIDHETNSFCSDASPSDWPVLTESKSSKCLSTGLEMQSNGNLPVQEISEAELETMKERFSKLLLGEDMSGSGKGVCTAVTISNAITNLYATVFGQNLRLEPLETEKRALWKREMKCLLSVCDYIVEFIPRCQSLSNGTTVEVMESRPRADIYINLPALRKLDSMLMEALDSFQNTEFWYAEEGSLSMKSARSATGSFRKVIVQRKEEKWWLPVPLVPPEGLSDIARKQLKNKRESTNQIHKAAMAINSSILSEMEIPDSYMATLPKCGKSSVGDSIYRYMSGSGRFFPEKLLDCLNIASEHEAVQLADRVEASMYTWRRKACLSNSKKSWNLVKDLMSTTERTDKNYVMAERAETLLFCLKQRYPELSQTSLDICKIQYNKDVGKAVLESYSRVLEGLAFNIVAWIDDVLYVDKTMSGSE encoded by the exons ATGGAGAATTTGTCGAATCCAGATGAAAACGAAGACGCGAATTATCATCAATCACGACGATCCATTGACCCAAATGATCAATCAGCATCAGAAACTCCGGTTTACTCGAGCATGAGCATAGACTCCTTTGTTTACCCTCGGACATGTTCGGAGAGTACTTCAGGCTTTTCAGACCAAATAGATCATGAAACCAACAGCTTCTGTAGTGACGCTTCTCCCTCTGATTGGCCTGTCCTAACGGAATCCAAGAGCTCCAAATGTCTCTCTACTGGTTTAGAGATGCAATCAAATGGAAATCTTCCGGTCCAAGAAATCTCAGAAGCAG AACTTGAGACAATGAAGGAAAGATTCTCAAAGCTACTGCTTGGAGAAGATATGTCAGGAAGTGGCAAAGGAGTTTGCACTGCAGTCACCATCTCTAATGCTATTACCAATCTTTATG CTACAGTGTTTGGACAGAATCTGAGGTTAGAGCCGTTAGAAACAGAGAAGAGAGCATTGTGGAAGAGAGAAATGAAGTGTCTTTTATCGGTATGCGATTACATAGTTGAGTTCATCCCTAGATGTCAGAGCCTAAGCAATGGAACTACTGTTGAGGTGATGGAGAGTAGACCAAGAGCAGATATCTATATCAACTTACCTGCCTTGAGAAAGCTAGATTCTATGCTTATG GAAGCATTGGATAGTTTCCAGAACACAGAGTTTTGGTATGCAGAAGAAGGAAGTCTGTCGATGAAATCTGCACGTTCTGCCACTGGATCATTCAGGAAAGTTATAGTGCAGAGGAAAGAAGAGAAATGGTGGCTACCAGTTCCTCTTGTTCCTCCAGAAGGTTTGTCAGATATAGCCAGAAAACAACTCAAGAACAAGAGAGAGAGTACTAATCAGATTCACAAAGCTGCAATGGCTATCAACAGTAGCATCCTCAGTGAAATGGAGATTCCAGACTCTTACATGGCTACTCTCCCAAAG TGTGGTAAAAGCAGTGTTGGTGATTCAATCTACCGCTACATGAGTGGTTCGGGTCGGTTTTTCCCAGAGAAACTCTTAGATTGTCTGAACATAGCATCTGAGCATGAAGCTGTTCAGTTGGCAGATAGAGTAGAGGCTTCAATGTACACTTGGAGACGCAAAGCTTGTCTTAGTAACTCTAAGAAATCATGGAACCTGGTGAAAGATCTTATGTCAACTACAGAGCGGACAGACAAGAACTATGTTATGGCTGAGAGAGCAGAGACGCTGCTCTTCTGTTTGAAACAGCGTTATCCAGAACTATCTCAGACATCATTAGATATATGCAAGATTCAGTACAATAAG GATGTAGGAAAAGCAGTGTTGGAGAGCTATTCAAGAGTACTTGAAGGCTTAGCTTTCAACATAGTTGCTTGGATTGATGATGTTCTCTATGTAGACAAAACCATGAGCGGTAGTGAATAA